The Paramormyrops kingsleyae isolate MSU_618 chromosome 12, PKINGS_0.4, whole genome shotgun sequence region TGGTTACATTAAATCTACCATCAGGGCAGAGATTGAGAAGGTTACGCTTTGGTAGGGGGCTTGTTTTTGGAGATCGTCAGCGAGTACCGAGTCGCTGGCGGAGGGCCAGTCATGCTGATCTTGTGGCTAAGTTGGGCTGTGACTGCAGGAATGGACGGATCTTAAGCTACGCTGGAGCCCGGACGACTACGGTGGCATCACCTCCATCAGGGTCCCCTCGGAGACCATCTGGCTGCCCGATGTCGTCTTGTACGAGAAGTAAGTTTGCTCTTTCCGCTGAGGATTCTCCAGCGTACTGAACATTTACACACAAGATTTCGATGATTTTACTGCACATCATACTGTGGAATCCagaatttatgtttttttcctgaTATCAACATCAATATCGACTAAAATACCCAACATATCTCACTGTATACTGTGTTAATGTATTTCTATATATTGTAATGCTCGCattaaagcaggggtgtcaaactccagtcctggggggccggagccctgtgtgtCTTAGTTCTTTCCTATTCTACCGCAAATGATTTGGCTCAAGAGCTGTgctgtaattagcacaaggggttggatcaggtgtgttaaatgagggtgaaccataAACTGTGCAGGgatccggccccccaggactggagtttgacaccccggCATTAAAGGAAGCACCTCCCTACGTTTCAGCAGATTCTAATCTTTCTTATGAATTTATAATGATATGAAAAGCCTAATAGTATTCTAGATGAGGAAATGCTCACTGAATTATACAAAATCTCCGCTGACTGTTGATATATTCCGATTCCAGCCACAGTAAACACAGTAAAATTTCCCCACGAAAGCAGTGTTTTCCTTTCATTTAGCAGAAGGTTTTCTTTGTTTATCTTGAACTCTTTCTCCTCTCTATCTGGTCTTTTTCTGCGAACACCCACAGTGCTGATGGGCGTTTCGAGGGATCCCTGATGACCAAAGCCATCGTGAAGTACAACGGCTCAGTCACATGGACGCCACCGGCCAGCTACAAGTCCGCCTGCACCATGGATGTCACCTTCTTCCCGTTTGACCGCCAGAATTGCTCCATGAAGTTCGGGTCTTGGACCTATGATGGCAATATGGTGGACCTGGTTCTGGTGGATGACCACGTGGACCAGAAGGACTTCTTCGATAATGGGGAGTGGGAGATCCTCAACGCCACTGGAATGAGGGGCAGTCGACAAGATGGGCAGTATTCATACCCTTTCGTCACATACTCCTTCATCCTCAAGAGGCTGCCATTGTTCTACACGCTCTTCCTCATCATCCCATGCTTGGGTCTGTCCTTCCTCACCGTTCTGGTCTTCTACCTGCCTTCCGACGAAGGCGAGaaactctctctctccacctccGTCTTGGTGTCCCTCACCGTCTTCCTACTAGTCATCGAGGAGATCATCCCCACCTCTTCCAAGGTCATCCCGCTCATCGGCGAGTACCTCCTCTTCATCATGATCTTCGTCACGCTCTCCATCATCGTCACTGTCTTCGTCATCAACGTCCACCACCGGTCGTCCGCCACGTACCACCCCATGGCCCCGTGGGTGAAGAGCCTCTTCTTACAGCGGCTGCCCAAGCTGCTGTGCATGCGGGGCCACACCGACCGGTACCACCAGCCCGAGATGGAGATGGGCAGCCCGGGTCCCCAGAAGACCTCTGCTGGGAGGGAGGACGAGAACCAGGCCTGGGTGGACATTCTGGAGAGGGCCTGCAGCTCTGTGcgctacatctcctgtcacattaagAAGGAGCACTTCATTAGGGAGGTGAGCCACACCTCGATGCCTCTAAGAGACTGAGGTAGCGCCATGCTAGCTGTTAGCATAAACCCCCTGAAATGTAAGCAGCATTTTACTCAGTTCTGCTTATTTTGACAtgaatatcattattatttacattaaatACAAACTCTgtaggggcggcatggtggtgcagtggttggacTTGGGTTCGAGTCTCAGCCATGACcgtgtatgtgtggagtttgcctgttctctccttgtcgtcgtggggtttcctctgggtattctggtccccccccccgacagtccaaaaacatgctgaggttaattggagttaccaaatttccTATAGGTGTCtgcatgccctgtgatgggctggtggaccatccggggttgttccctaccttgtTCCCTACCTTGTTCCCTACCAGGTACTGGACCCGctatgaccctgaatagggtgAGCAGTGGCAGAAAATGTACAGATGGACAAAATCCGCATCTGTGAACTTcaatgtttgtgtgtatttcgGTCGTCTTGTGTTGCAGGTGGTTCAGGACTGGAAGTTCGTAGCCCAGGTGCTTGACCGCATCTTCCTGTGGGCCTTCCTCGCGGCCTCCGTGTTGGGCACCATCCTCATCTTCACGCCCGCCCTGCAGATGTACCTGAGCAGCCCACCTTGACCGACTCATACACGCCACGCCCAGCAACATCTCGACGGCATGATCGTAGCCACCGTCACCAGACAAGGACTACGTGCGGCGTAGACCTGCAGCAAAGGGCACGCCCTTTAAGTAGCCAATCAGCTTCCACTCAGCTCAGTTTCTGAATTAAGCACAAATTATTGACAGTCTGTTGCAGACCATATAGAAATGAGTAGCATTGTTTCTGTTGTGATTATGTATTGATTGCAGTACTGCTCACGGGAACAGCATATGGAAAGCAGTTCTTATTGATTATGGTAATATATGCTTTAATGTTTGACTTTGAGTCACACTGACCACTGATCTCCATCCTCCATATTACAGTAGATGTGTAGATATACAGAACTGTAAGCATAGGAAATAGAGAAGTTTCTTATTGCTGTCATCTAAATGCACAATATGCAAATTTATCCCTGTGATGAACTGCTATTTCCactgcttcctgggacaggttCAGGGTCTCTTTGACGTACTGGACACGTGGCTGGTAGATGGATGGTCAATTTgtaaaacctaaaaaaaactttacatgTGGATATTTAATTTAGTAGGATGCAGTTAAAATATGGCTGGGTTTTCCTGTTTGAAAAGGATGGATATGCTTCAGATTTAACTTCACTGGGTAATTGTTCACAGATCATGCCTGGTTCATGAgacctttgttttattttaccacctgacactaggtggcagcagtgGCTAGATAAAGACTCCGTGGGCGGCTTGTCAGCAGCCTGCCTGACTGGGAGACCACATGGAAATTGCAGAGAGACCATAGATTGGTAATGGCGGTGTTAGACCCaccactgtaataataataattatcatccatcttccagtcaaTTATTCTGGTCAGATTCATGggttaataataattgatagcAGGCaacttaaaaaacaaaatggggTTCAAACAGCTGTCTGACATTGTCTGTTCTGCTGAAGCttcatctgtctgtctctcagttTTATATGTTTGTTCGTTTATCCGTTTTACAGTCTCCTGTGATTTACTGCTAACTCCTGCAGGTTAAACCCTGGGTGACGTCATAATGGCGACAGGGTTGGTGTTTGGGGCAGAGAAGGACGCCCAGTAAGTGATTCTCCTGATCGTCCGCTGAGCAGCCGGGCTGAATTCGGTGGGATGGCTTTGCTCTTGGTACATTACTGGCCATCCTTTTGTAGTCAGTACTGGCTTCAGTTTCCTGTGATATCAGCCCAGTGACCTTCTGTCTTCCAAGCCCTGGACTCACCTTGGCACCATGTCCTACTTCCTCACAGTTAAGGCCAAACTGGAGCAACTGCATGCAAAGCTGCTCCTCTTTACTCCTGCTTTTGTGCATCTGATGCAAACTGTGATCCCTTTTGTAGAGACGCCGGCCTTTTTCCACCCCTGGAAATAGCATTTTGGTTGCTGTTTGTAGAATAAACTATTGGAATTATTCAGTGTTGGTTGAAACGTTATTATCTATCGGTAGCTTAAAGTACGGATCAGATAAACTTTTCAAATCTCTCAAAATTTCAGGTGGTCTCTTGACCAGGGGCGTAGCTAGGAATTCTAAATCCACAGCAAATGTCTCCTTGGGCCCCCCAATAACCCAGGTCCCCAATGTTTTTGGGGCCCCAATAAagtgaatctgccagggtatccagaAACCCTCCCATGCTCCTGCTGTACATCAGTTCCTAACCAATGGAACCACACTGGTTTAGCGTTTCCCTCCTCACTCGCACGATGTCGTGTTTGACACTTCAGAAGTACGTGACAGTCACCTTCTTTACTCTGTTTCCGTTGGACAGACCAGTGCGGCCGCAAAATTGTTGGGGAAGCGGCAGGAGATTACCCCCAGATTAGGGGGGAAAGGCGACGAGCGCAGAAGGGATTGTGGGACGCGTCCGTGCTGATTGGCAGACAGGGGAGGCAGACTGACATGTGACTGAGGGACCTCCGTGGGGCGTGGAGTCTTACTGTCTGGAGAGTCAGACACAAAAATGTTTGCTTTTTCCATGAAGAATGGACCCCCCTTGAGAGATGGGCTGTCTATACTCCTGGGCAATATGAGAAAACAACAGAGAAAGAAATTAATGTGTCGGCTCAGAACTGGCGTTTTGTATGTGTCAGTACAAACTCTGACAATAAACTCACGTCTCACGGAGCGCTGGAGATCTTCGCTTTGTTGCTGTTCGTCGGTCGCGTTAAAACGAGCCGTCACCGATGTTTAAGGTCTGTCACCAGTCAGCCGAGTCGAGAAGCCCAGGGCCGTGCAGAGAGAGAAGGTGCTTGAAGAAAGAGGGCGGCTAATGTAATCAATCAGCAGGGCTTAAATCTTACAAGGACCCTCTTTGATTCCTATAAAAGCACTTGTCAGAAATAGAAATGCAGAGTCAAACTATGTAGTTTGGATTAAAAATAGCTTGTAATTCAACTTAACAAGCAATCACGCATTTAAGGATGAGAGTGTTTGTGAATAATTATCTCTTCATTTTACTTTGATAAATAATGTGTTATTGAGGTACATTAACATCCTTTAGATTTACTTCCATACCGGTGACTTCAGGAAGCATAACCGCCATGAGTGATTAAGCAGCGGCCTTAAATGCTGAGGCCGGCTGCAGTAACTCATCCACACATTCACAAAGCAAGCAGGCCGACTTCGGGATTTGCCGCACGCTGACAAGCGCACACACTACTCCTGCTTGTATTCCaccaaatgaaaaacaaaaacctcCATAAGACTGGGATTGTATTTGCCTGCGCGGGATTGCGTACCATTAGCTAAACccacaccccccatcccccccccccccccgcctgcttCACTGACCTTTCCATGAGTAGTCGAGTTTGGATGACTGTCGTGACCTTTCACAATTCCTACCCgtataaataaaaataggaCACATCCTCATTGCTGACAGACACATACATCCTTACCTGAGACATGATTGTGAAATTGTTTGAATTTCCTGGCATGAGGGAGGTGTGACCCCCCTCTTGCACACCCTTACTGCTCTGTGTTCCCTTTTGAAATAAAACTTCGATCATGAAACCCTTGTAGTTTTTGAATATGAATGGAGCATTGACATGTTACAACTAATTAAACTCGAACATCTCTTTGAACCTCTTAACATACTCAAAACTTACATTCACgtgtaataattattaaaatgactatCAAAGCAACAAAGCAAGCCATACAAAACTGGGGGCTGGTATGTGGATCAGTTGGTTTGGCTGCAGTTCCTATAAttagaaggttgcaggttcaaatcccagcagtagCAGAaggatttcactgttgggcccatTGTTCCAGGGACCGGCTGATCTTGCTTTATCACTAGTACGTTGGCTTGAATAAAAGCATAAGCCAAATAAACATACATATGAAATTGTTTTAAGGTGATAAATAATGTGATTAGTTCTTCTAGAGACTTTCTTTGCAAACACAGATCTCACATTATCATTAGATGATGCCATTTACAGCTCATCATAACACAGAACCCCACACGTGAACGTGTATCGGATTTTAATGGGCCGTTGTTCCTCAGTAGGCATCTCGACCTTTTGTTCGGGTAATAGTCCTGAAAAGCTCAAAGGCAAGTTTGTCATTGGGAGATTCAGTGTCCTTTACGTCCACCTCTCTTTACAGAGATTCAGTGTCCTTTACGTCTACCTCTCTTTACAGAGATTCAGTGTTCTATGCGTCTACCTCTCTTTACAGAGATTCAGTATCCTTTACGTCTACCTCTCTTTACAGAGATTCAGTGCTCTTTACGTCTACCTCTCTTTACAGAGATTCAGTGCTCTTTACGTCTACCTCTTTACAGAGATTCAGTGCTCTTTACGTTTACCTCTCTTTACAGAGATTCAGTGCTCTTTACGTCTACCTCTATTTACAGAGATTCAGTGCTCTTTACGTCTACCTCTCTTTACAGAGATTCAGTGCTCTTTACGTCTACCTCTCTTTACAGAGATTCAGTGCTCTTTACGTCTACCTCTTTACAGAGATTCAGTGCTCTTTACGTCTACCTCTTTACAGAGATTCAGTGCTCTTTACGTCTACCTCTCTTTACAGAGATTCAGTATCCTTTACGTCTACCTCTCTTTACAGAGATTCAGTGTTCTATGCGTCTACCTCTCTTTACAGAGATTCAGTGCTCTTTACGTCTACCTCTTTACAGAGATTCAGTGCTCTTTACGTCTACCTCTATTTACAGAGATTCAGTGTCCTTTACGTCCACCTCTCTTTACAGAGATTCAGTGCTCT contains the following coding sequences:
- the LOC111847329 gene encoding neuronal acetylcholine receptor subunit non-alpha-3-like isoform X1, which gives rise to MKLMVSVLCAVFSLTVAGQGEFASLAEMEDTLLRDLFHDYQKWVRPIQHANDTITVRFGLKISQLVDVDEKNQLMTTNVWLWQEWTDLKLRWSPDDYGGITSIRVPSETIWLPDVVLYENADGRFEGSLMTKAIVKYNGSVTWTPPASYKSACTMDVTFFPFDRQNCSMKFGSWTYDGNMVDLVLVDDHVDQKDFFDNGEWEILNATGMRGSRQDGQYSYPFVTYSFILKRLPLFYTLFLIIPCLGLSFLTVLVFYLPSDEGEKLSLSTSVLVSLTVFLLVIEEIIPTSSKVIPLIGEYLLFIMIFVTLSIIVTVFVINVHHRSSATYHPMAPWVKSLFLQRLPKLLCMRGHTDRYHQPEMEMGSPGPQKTSAGREDENQAWVDILERACSSVRYISCHIKKEHFIREVVQDWKFVAQVLDRIFLWAFLAASVLGTILIFTPALQMYLSSPP
- the LOC111847329 gene encoding neuronal acetylcholine receptor subunit non-alpha-3-like isoform X2 yields the protein MTTNVWLWQEWTDLKLRWSPDDYGGITSIRVPSETIWLPDVVLYENADGRFEGSLMTKAIVKYNGSVTWTPPASYKSACTMDVTFFPFDRQNCSMKFGSWTYDGNMVDLVLVDDHVDQKDFFDNGEWEILNATGMRGSRQDGQYSYPFVTYSFILKRLPLFYTLFLIIPCLGLSFLTVLVFYLPSDEGEKLSLSTSVLVSLTVFLLVIEEIIPTSSKVIPLIGEYLLFIMIFVTLSIIVTVFVINVHHRSSATYHPMAPWVKSLFLQRLPKLLCMRGHTDRYHQPEMEMGSPGPQKTSAGREDENQAWVDILERACSSVRYISCHIKKEHFIREVVQDWKFVAQVLDRIFLWAFLAASVLGTILIFTPALQMYLSSPP